One Rhodococcus sp. P1Y DNA window includes the following coding sequences:
- a CDS encoding HNH endonuclease signature motif containing protein gives MSPPPPAPPLRPAPPLRLVTARSGRGGSIAGREVQLSAAIAAFLAAAAEDPSLTQGIYPDGHGGFAEPPAGALTYRPSAELVALTRATHCTCTFPNCSVPATRCEIDHIVPFDHDDPLAGGWTIASNLQPLCNFHHQSKTMKLWAAAKLGGDGVFWTSCAGLRRVTPSTYGTVMIADSFVHSGKPRPNPGSPVDPGCAYTFTDMDVATDDSPTEAAEPIANGPSDELYEPTWWETNIGEHSEWYDLINTDRAAFVPSLGDIARLKDPQEREDAIFLRERFLEHRAVVTARERYRPPPF, from the coding sequence GTGTCTCCCCCTCCGCCGGCGCCACCCCTTCGGCCGGCGCCTCCCCTCCGCCTCGTCACTGCGAGGTCAGGCCGTGGCGGCAGCATCGCAGGCCGAGAGGTTCAGCTGTCGGCGGCAATTGCGGCTTTCCTGGCCGCAGCGGCCGAAGATCCGTCGTTGACTCAGGGCATCTACCCCGACGGCCACGGCGGATTCGCCGAACCACCGGCGGGAGCGTTGACGTACAGACCCTCGGCCGAACTGGTTGCGCTCACCCGTGCGACGCACTGCACCTGCACTTTTCCCAATTGCAGTGTGCCCGCAACGCGGTGCGAGATCGACCACATCGTCCCGTTCGACCACGACGATCCTTTGGCCGGCGGATGGACGATCGCGTCGAACTTGCAACCTTTGTGCAATTTTCACCATCAGTCGAAAACCATGAAGCTGTGGGCGGCTGCGAAATTGGGCGGAGACGGCGTCTTCTGGACGTCGTGTGCCGGCTTGCGCCGAGTCACCCCATCGACCTACGGCACCGTGATGATTGCAGACAGTTTCGTACACAGCGGAAAGCCCCGACCCAACCCTGGTTCACCCGTGGACCCGGGCTGTGCGTACACCTTCACGGACATGGACGTTGCGACCGACGACTCACCAACCGAAGCCGCAGAACCCATCGCCAATGGACCGTCCGACGAACTGTACGAACCAACGTGGTGGGAGACCAACATTGGCGAGCACAGCGAGTGGTACGACCTGATCAACACCGACCGAGCAGCTTTCGTACCGTCACTCGGCGACATCGCCCGACTGAAGGATCCGCAGGAACGAGAAGATGCAATCTTTCTCCGGGAGCGGTTTCTCGAGCACCGAGCAGTCGTAACCGCGAGAGAACGCTATCGCCCGCCGCCGTTCTGA